One window of the Oceanicoccus sp. KOV_DT_Chl genome contains the following:
- a CDS encoding glycosyltransferase family 2 protein yields MEFSPCIIIPVYNHPDTIVDTYQGIKAFNIPCLLIDDGSDELTRKVLIELAEQNAGIHLMRLPVNQGKGGAVKAGLVLAAEQGFSHALQIDADGQHDINDVPALLRLAENNPAALVCGQPCYDESVPMGRYLSRYITHFWVCVELLRWSAPDSMCGFRVYPLVAVNVLIKRQHLGQRMDFDTEIMVRLVWDDVEIVTHDTQVIYPQDGRSHFNYLNDNWLITKMHTRLFFGMLYRLPRLLTKEKRHSAHWSQVRERGSIWGIKFLLFVYRLLGRPFFKVCLYPVLAYFMAVNHSARKASQDYLQRVFSAGSKHPDLIVKPGLATSYKHFVQFGCSALDRAASLLGISEGKISTFLIVMNLLI; encoded by the coding sequence ATGGAATTTTCTCCCTGCATCATTATTCCGGTTTATAACCATCCTGATACGATTGTTGATACCTATCAGGGAATCAAGGCGTTTAATATACCGTGTTTATTGATTGACGATGGTAGTGATGAACTTACCCGCAAGGTATTAATTGAACTTGCTGAGCAGAACGCCGGTATTCATTTAATGCGTTTACCTGTTAATCAAGGCAAAGGTGGTGCTGTCAAAGCAGGTTTGGTGCTGGCTGCTGAGCAAGGTTTTAGTCATGCCTTACAAATAGATGCAGATGGGCAGCACGATATAAATGATGTTCCGGCATTGTTGCGGTTGGCAGAAAATAATCCAGCCGCATTAGTTTGTGGTCAGCCTTGCTACGATGAATCCGTGCCGATGGGACGCTATCTCTCGCGCTATATTACGCATTTTTGGGTGTGTGTAGAACTACTGCGCTGGTCTGCGCCGGATAGTATGTGCGGCTTTAGAGTTTATCCATTAGTGGCAGTTAATGTATTGATTAAACGTCAACATCTTGGTCAACGAATGGATTTTGATACGGAAATTATGGTGCGGCTAGTGTGGGATGATGTTGAGATTGTTACTCATGATACGCAGGTAATTTATCCGCAAGATGGCCGTTCGCATTTTAACTATCTGAATGACAATTGGTTGATTACTAAAATGCATACGCGGTTGTTTTTTGGCATGTTATATCGGTTGCCGCGCTTGCTGACTAAGGAAAAGCGTCACTCTGCACATTGGTCACAAGTACGTGAGCGGGGCAGTATTTGGGGGATTAAATTCCTACTGTTTGTTTATAGGCTGTTAGGCCGCCCATTCTTTAAAGTATGTTTGTATCCAGTATTGGCATATTTTATGGCGGTGAATCATTCGGCGCGTAAGGCGTCACAAGATTATTTACAGCGGGTTTTTAGTGCTGGTAGTAAACATCCGGATCTGATAGTCAAGCCGGGATTGGCAACAAGCTATAAGCATTTTGTGCAGTTTGGTTGCAGTGCTCTGGATCGTGCAGCATCGCTGTTGGGCATATCAGAAGGGAAGATATCCACTTTCCTAATAGTAATGAATTTATTGATTTAG
- a CDS encoding AMP-binding protein — translation MSSISLKLLSLVPNVAASTRSIMVTSAGAVTGRQFAAAVAGCYSQLMESDARVVAIYTDCAYLFSVALFSALHAHKEVVILPNVQTGFLQKIADEFDLLIIDQSSSSEFKGVPQLLLEHSELNPVDKTLLPAIPDDAGLTFFTSGSTGQPSKILKKIQQITDEVAVLESVWSLSTGTGGLYASVSHQHLYGFLFKLMWPLAVGKLIHTTQYHYPEPLMAALASESEAVLVSSPALLNRIGRLVDLSALMGSVQTIFSSGGPLDSVAAMEIAALSGVAVQEIFGSTETGGVAYRSQSSAAKTFSPWTLLPTVNMKVDTDSQCLLIESPHADGDDFFAMGDVVELINENQFILKHRADRIVKIEEKRLSLPEMEAVLKAHAYVKDCSCAALAAARRIIVSVVKLSALGEDALASGGRHSVNQALRAHLLVYFEAILLPKKWRYVESIPVNSQGKVTADAITALFSPASSSTTRPDVAAVEQQQNEVKLDLKINPSLRYFDGHFDDKPILPGVVQVDWAINYGRQYFTVGGEFMRLEVIKFHEFIEPGDQIELSIIHQQEKGKLVFQYSSSKGIHSSGRIVFG, via the coding sequence TTGAGTAGTATAAGCCTTAAGCTGTTATCGCTGGTTCCCAACGTGGCTGCGAGTACTCGGTCGATCATGGTTACCTCAGCAGGCGCTGTCACTGGCCGGCAGTTTGCTGCTGCAGTCGCTGGCTGTTATTCGCAGCTGATGGAGTCAGATGCCAGAGTCGTTGCCATTTATACGGACTGTGCCTATCTATTTAGTGTCGCGTTATTTTCAGCATTACATGCGCACAAGGAAGTAGTCATTCTACCGAATGTACAGACCGGTTTTTTGCAGAAAATTGCCGATGAGTTTGATCTTTTGATCATCGACCAGTCATCATCGTCAGAGTTTAAGGGCGTGCCGCAATTATTGCTTGAGCATAGCGAGTTAAATCCGGTTGATAAGACTCTGCTGCCGGCAATACCTGATGATGCCGGGTTAACTTTCTTTACCTCAGGCTCTACGGGACAGCCATCAAAAATCCTTAAAAAAATTCAACAAATTACTGATGAAGTGGCCGTGTTGGAATCCGTTTGGTCGTTATCAACAGGCACTGGAGGGTTGTACGCTTCGGTTTCGCATCAGCATTTATATGGATTTTTGTTTAAGTTGATGTGGCCGCTTGCGGTGGGAAAATTAATTCATACTACCCAGTACCATTATCCGGAACCTTTGATGGCGGCTTTGGCGTCAGAGTCTGAAGCGGTGCTGGTTTCCAGTCCGGCTTTGCTTAATAGAATTGGACGCTTGGTAGATCTTTCGGCGTTGATGGGTTCAGTACAAACTATATTTTCCTCGGGAGGGCCATTAGATAGTGTTGCAGCGATGGAAATTGCTGCTTTGTCAGGTGTTGCAGTGCAGGAGATATTTGGTAGTACAGAGACTGGCGGGGTTGCCTATCGCAGTCAGTCATCAGCTGCAAAAACATTTTCACCCTGGACATTGCTGCCAACAGTGAATATGAAAGTTGATACTGATAGTCAATGTTTGCTGATTGAATCGCCCCATGCTGACGGCGATGATTTTTTTGCCATGGGTGATGTAGTGGAATTGATAAATGAAAATCAATTTATCCTTAAGCATCGCGCAGATAGAATTGTTAAAATTGAAGAGAAACGCTTGTCATTGCCGGAAATGGAAGCGGTGTTAAAAGCGCACGCTTATGTAAAAGATTGTAGCTGTGCAGCGTTGGCGGCAGCGCGCCGGATTATAGTGTCGGTGGTTAAATTATCTGCGCTGGGTGAAGACGCTCTGGCCAGTGGCGGTAGGCACTCAGTGAATCAGGCGCTGCGAGCGCACTTGCTGGTTTATTTTGAAGCCATATTACTTCCCAAAAAATGGCGTTATGTAGAATCTATACCGGTGAATAGCCAGGGTAAGGTGACAGCTGATGCGATAACGGCACTGTTTTCTCCAGCGTCCTCATCAACAACGCGCCCTGATGTGGCTGCAGTTGAGCAGCAGCAAAATGAGGTGAAGCTGGACCTGAAAATAAATCCTTCGCTGCGTTACTTTGATGGTCACTTTGATGATAAGCCTATTTTACCGGGTGTGGTGCAGGTCGATTGGGCAATTAACTATGGGCGGCAATACTTTACGGTTGGAGGAGAGTTTATGCGGCTTGAAGTTATCAAATTTCATGAGTTTATTGAGCCGGGTGACCAGATAGAGCTTTCTATTATCCATCAGCAGGAAAAAGGAAAATTAGTTTTTCAGTATTCGTCAAGCAAGGGGATTCATTCCTCTGGCAGAATTGTATTTGGTTAA
- a CDS encoding acyl carrier protein: METKDEIFQQLCTIMQDLFEIERADITLDASLYEDLDLDSIDAIDMVVKLQELTGKKVKPEDFKSARQVHDVVDAVYELLQS, encoded by the coding sequence ATGGAAACTAAAGACGAAATTTTTCAACAGTTATGTACTATTATGCAGGATTTATTTGAGATTGAGCGAGCAGATATAACGCTCGATGCCTCGCTATACGAAGATCTGGATCTTGATAGTATTGATGCTATTGATATGGTAGTTAAATTACAGGAATTAACCGGAAAAAAAGTTAAGCCCGAAGATTTTAAAAGTGCTCGTCAAGTACATGATGTTGTTGATGCGGTATATGAATTACTGCAGTCTTAA
- a CDS encoding phosphopantetheine-binding protein — translation MSSLVIEVKQLIIDSLDLEDITVDDIETDGLLFGDGLGLDSIDALELGLSIHKKFDVKLDANSEETKKHFQSVASLVALIESQR, via the coding sequence ATGAGCAGCTTAGTAATTGAAGTAAAACAATTAATCATCGATTCATTGGATTTGGAAGATATCACTGTTGATGATATTGAAACGGACGGATTATTGTTTGGCGATGGTTTGGGGCTTGACTCCATAGATGCGCTGGAGCTGGGTTTAAGTATCCATAAGAAATTCGATGTAAAGCTGGACGCAAATTCTGAAGAAACAAAAAAACATTTTCAGTCTGTGGCTTCCCTGGTGGCCTTGATTGAATCTCAGCGATAA
- a CDS encoding 1-acyl-sn-glycerol-3-phosphate acyltransferase: MKAHVLAGSGGEMLVKLNYYWRLVATGFCFSCFGIGGLCLAVFVFPLLRLCSPKKSVQQQLARKVIHWGFRLFVALMQYSGVLRVKLKGLADLPQNEGLLLIANHPSLIDVVVLISIFPKMDCIVKQSLWNNFYLGGVVSSAGYISNDNPQVLLEDCVDILVRGESLLVFPEGTRSTPGQPIKLQRGAANMALRAQKNVTPVTISLSPSSLTKSEKWYQIPKQGLVNMNIQFGEVIDVKPFLAESEGNVSLASRHLSQFLEKYFIRNLQQYEQLSN, translated from the coding sequence TTGAAGGCGCACGTTTTGGCTGGCAGTGGCGGCGAGATGCTAGTTAAACTGAATTATTATTGGCGTTTAGTGGCCACCGGTTTTTGTTTTTCTTGTTTTGGTATTGGTGGCTTATGCCTGGCGGTATTTGTATTTCCGTTACTGAGATTGTGCTCGCCAAAAAAGTCAGTTCAACAGCAGCTGGCGCGCAAAGTGATCCATTGGGGCTTTCGCTTATTTGTGGCATTGATGCAATATAGTGGCGTCCTAAGAGTTAAATTAAAAGGATTGGCTGATCTACCGCAAAACGAAGGTTTACTGTTGATCGCAAATCACCCATCTTTGATCGACGTGGTTGTTTTGATTTCGATTTTTCCAAAAATGGATTGCATTGTGAAGCAATCCTTATGGAATAATTTTTACTTGGGGGGAGTAGTTTCATCTGCAGGATATATTAGCAATGATAATCCTCAGGTTCTGCTTGAGGATTGTGTTGATATTTTGGTACGGGGGGAGAGCTTGTTGGTTTTTCCTGAAGGTACTCGTTCAACCCCGGGGCAGCCAATAAAATTGCAGCGTGGTGCTGCCAATATGGCATTGCGGGCTCAGAAAAATGTAACGCCAGTGACTATTTCATTAAGTCCGAGTTCGTTAACCAAAAGTGAAAAATGGTATCAAATACCAAAACAAGGTTTGGTTAATATGAATATTCAATTTGGAGAGGTGATTGATGTTAAGCCATTCCTCGCAGAGTCGGAAGGTAATGTTTCGTTAGCTTCTCGTCATTTAAGTCAGTTTTTAGAAAAATATTTTATAAGGAACTTGCAACAATATGAGCAGCTTAGTAATTGA
- a CDS encoding beta-ketoacyl synthase chain length factor, which translates to MSALSATLESWSAWAPGLDTRDSWERWAQGQISIGAQAKPDVSFLPAMFRRRLSPLSRMALLVANQCADEPIRTVFCSRHGELARTVTLLQALTTSELISPTAFSMSVHNTASGLYSIANNDRSITTAVAGGVDGFESAFMECAAIIASGQSDKVMLVIADEPLPASLANFEDGNPVHYAAAFVLGKSDGGMSISLSMDAEDPGVKADFPHALEFIRFILSGCQQQCLEGARFGWQWRRDAS; encoded by the coding sequence ATGAGCGCGTTAAGTGCCACACTTGAGAGCTGGTCGGCCTGGGCTCCTGGACTCGACACTCGTGACAGTTGGGAGCGGTGGGCACAGGGTCAAATCAGTATTGGTGCTCAAGCCAAACCCGATGTATCGTTTTTGCCCGCGATGTTTAGGCGGCGGCTCAGTCCGTTGAGCCGAATGGCGCTGCTGGTGGCTAACCAGTGTGCAGATGAGCCTATCCGAACTGTTTTTTGTTCCCGCCATGGTGAGTTAGCGCGTACAGTGACTTTGTTGCAGGCATTGACTACCTCCGAATTGATTTCACCAACAGCCTTCAGTATGTCTGTTCATAATACGGCTTCCGGTTTGTACTCGATAGCGAATAATGATCGTTCTATAACCACTGCGGTAGCGGGTGGTGTCGATGGATTTGAATCAGCGTTTATGGAATGTGCGGCGATTATAGCGTCCGGACAAAGTGATAAAGTGATGTTGGTTATTGCTGATGAGCCATTACCCGCATCGTTAGCAAACTTTGAGGATGGGAATCCTGTGCATTACGCTGCGGCTTTTGTACTCGGGAAAAGTGATGGTGGTATGTCGATATCACTATCGATGGATGCTGAGGATCCAGGCGTTAAAGCAGATTTTCCACACGCGCTGGAATTTATCCGATTTATATTATCGGGTTGTCAGCAGCAATGTCTTGAAGGCGCACGTTTTGGCTGGCAGTGGCGGCGAGATGCTAGTTAA